The genomic stretch tccctgtgtggaagcagccttaaagaatACACAGTGCAGGTATAGCAAAAAGCAGGGCAGTTTTTGCAAAATAAAGGGAAATATGTTCTGGAACAATGCATATATCCCCAGCCTGCTTACTCACCACTAGTGTTGGAATTCAGCATAATGAATTAGGAACGCCCGAATATTGCTGAACACCATACTTCTGTACCAAATAAGCGGATAGGGTCAGCTGGAGGTCGCAGTTTTTGCACTTCATTTCATAtaactgatacttcctccttccaaagaCAGAAGGAGGAGGTATCAGAGTCACGTAACATAGACCTTGAATTCCATATAGTGACCACCACCTGACCCTGTTCGGTTGTTCAGTACTAAAATGTGGTGTTCAGCAATACTGGGGTGTTCCAAATTCACTATGCCGaaatcaaacaccaacactactcacctcgctccctccctccaagtcactatgcagccacatcccaCTACTGGAGACTGACGGCCGCAATAGGTAATCAGTCAAGGGGGAGTGGTGCAGATTGACTGGGAATcagcactagagatggtcaatacaATGCACCTAATTACTTGCATACAAGTTTAACGTAAATTGTTTGGAGTAtggaattgagccaatcaaaatcagcaggaaATACATTTAATTAACCAAATTTTAATCGACTTGCAACCTGCattaaaagggaaccagagaggaatacaatctaaaaatagaaaaaggcttttatacatacctggggcttcttccagccccataagcctggatcgctctcacgccgccatcctccgcttcctggaaccgccggtaccgggcccgtcactaacggcggacgcagccaattgtccgcatcacaggggctccctccatacccgtacgcatgcggctgcgcagtaggcagcggcatgcgtacttgtatagagggagcgccgtgtgatgcggagaatcggccgcgtccgccggccgactggcggcaatgatgggacccggtaccggcggatccaggcagcagaggacggtggtgtgggagcgatccgtgcgtatggggctggaggaagccccaggtatgtataaaagctttttttttttttaaatcatatctggttctctttaaaggctgctttctcaccaggacgttgcgtttaggggacgttataggttgcataacgtgccccgaacacaacgcctggtggtggtggaggaggacgctaccaagagccgcgttaaaagcagctcttggtgcgcctgttcTGTCGgataagtgcagtgaataataagtagccatgtgcctggctacgtagcggactctccccgcctcctctccgcttataaaataaaaaaaaaaaattcacccatactgagcatgtgcaaacagtctaacgcggcttaaaccgctagaacgcacagtatgctgcacttcaaaagaacgtgcagcgttactgtgcaacgcaacgtgggcaatgtttttcattgctgtgcggtggggtgcgttacaggctgcactaacgtgcgcctgtaacgtcccactgtgaaagcagccttaatttgcatgcaagtcagaattatttgcatctcactggccATGCAGCTATGGTCAATAAAGAGATAAGGATTTACAATTGATGCAGCAGATAAGTTCCTTAATCAGTTTGCACAAACTTTATAACAACACAGTTTATGTGaggctatttttttaaaataatgttctatTAAATGAATATCTCAAAAGGTTCGAACTGGGGCTTTACAGTGatgtgtagtgagagggatatggatgcagctatatttatttccttttagacaatgccAATTACCAGTACCTGGCTGTTCAGCAGACCCTCCATCTTTAATGCTTCGTGCACAGGTGTGAGGCATGTCGCCCTACGGTGATCGGAACCCAATCTCCTGGGCGATAATGCGAGTCCAAGGCTGTACAGatacatcactagcctgcaggttaGTGATGTGTTATGTTTAtaaacgggagggggggggggggcagtgaaagGCTAatggagcagtgggcgagataaaAGGGGAGAACAACGCACTTGGCTGTGGCAAATGGGGAGAGAAGGGGCTTGTGtcgagggctgctgtacacatgctggattctcggcagaggtcaagttttatctagcgtgtgtacaggagCTTAACACTTTGAGCTACTGActcaggccccatacacacactcaaccaacagcggtcttttatgcagcacaattatcaaaaaacttttgttgtgaatcaagttgaaacaaccaaaaaaaaaaggttgtttgTATTTGTTCAAACTGATAAAACGTCAATCTTAActtttggattgacgtcttatcagttgtttgaacaatagtaaacagcttttttttggttgtttcaatctgtttcacaacaaaagttgtttgataattgcgctgcataaaagaccgctgttgagcgtgtgtatggggctttagactgGAGTGGGACAGAAACTACTGAAGACAGAAAgatcaggaaagccaggcaactggcattgcttataaaGGAAATTATTACAGGGTTACTTTGCGTCTCTAGACATATATCAAAAATGATGTTGGAAAAGTTGTCCCAGCCTCTCCAAGAGTTGCCAATAAGAACCTACATTTCATTGTCTTTTCCTTGatacccagaaaaaaaaatataaaatataatttgTTAAAATGGAcacttttgcaaaaaaataaatctgactGTTTTTTAAACTTCTTCAGATATGCCCATTCGCTATAAATGTTATGCCGATTACAAATGCAGTAATCTAATCAACAGTTGTGTAATATGATCTTGACACAAGAATTAATATAATTACTGACTATTAAGGCATCATAACAGGCTAGTTAGGTAGGCCCTCATACTATACAAATGTGGTAAGATTGCCCAATCACATTGCAGTGAGTGTCAGGAAGTATCTGcattacagatggggaacaagtattATTATGACGTTTAGATGGGCCCATCAGTAAGGTGGCAAAACCAAAAGAACATTTGTACAGTGAATTTGGTGGGGCTTGATCAGTTCTTGAATGAGAGAAACAGGAAGACGGCAGGCAAGACTAGGATAACTGTGACTAGTCCCATCATCTCACTTCGTTGATTCACAAACGTTTGCTTCTCTCTCTTTTGTTTCTGTAATTCTTCCCGCCTTGCTCTCCAAGCCTGCTCCCTTGCCAACTGTTCTCCATAGTGTGCCTGATAAAAAGCATCAAAGTCAAACATGGGCTTTGAAGGGGTGGAAGATGTACTAGATGCCTGCCTCTGGCTGGTGGCCTCTTTGCGCGATGGGCTTTCACTTTTCCCACTGGGCTTTTTGGCAGTGCGGACATCCTGCAAGCTCAGGATCCCACGGTCATACTTCTTCCTCAGGCTGGTGCTCCCCAGTACATGATAAGCCTCAGTCACCTGGCCAAACCGCCTAGAAGCATCCTCATCCCCAGAGTTGCGGTCTGGGTGGAAACGAAAGGACTGTTTGTAGTACGCAGACTTGATCTGAGCCTGTGTGGCATTGGGAGATATTTCCAGAATGTTGTAGTAGGCAGTAGGGCTTGAGAACAGTGGCATTCCTAGGTCCTGCGCTCCATTGTTGGTACTCCATTGGCGACTCCTGGTCTGGTGGAAGGAGGCTCTAGGACCACATCCTTGAGAGTAGAAGCGGACCTCCTGTGGAGAAGCTAGCAGACTGTGTCTAGGCACCCACATAGACCTGCCCCTGGATACTGTGGGGGGCCGTTCTGGCTTCTCCCTAGGGCTGCATTCAGAGGTGGAGGATGCAGCTGTCTCTCTGCTACACACAGCGACAGAAACTGGGCATGATAAAACCAGCAGACTCTCCGGAGCTCTTCCTCCCGGGATCACATCAAGCATATGGAGCTGAGTACTTCTTCCCAACAACCTCAGCCTGACCTCCGCCATGTCAGCTTCAGAGGCCGGTTTCCTCTCAGCCAATAACATCAACGACCCCCGGGGGGAGGCGGGACACAAGCACTCCTTGTAATAGGCGGATAGTCCTGTCACTCACTGCAAGCCTCCAATCGAGACGCTGTAATCTCAGGACTATTACAGCGCACCTATGTTCGCAAAGCGGAAGGGCTACGTGGAGGCCATTTTCTTGGAGACTTCGGTCCTGTCCTGTGTGTTTTAGTAGAGCTGACAAACGCAGGAAGCGGATATCGAGGTGGAGACAAAATAATTGCGGAAGGAGTGCGCCTCCTCACAGTGACGTGTATTGTGTGCGCGGTTTGCACGTGTGTAAGAATCATGGCTGGCAGTATAAGGCGCCCGGAGCAGACTGGACCCCCAGAGCTGGTGAGAGGGGCACTCTGAAGCTGGGAGCGATATGCTGTGGCGTGCCGGGCCAGACAAACTGCAGATGTCACCCAATAGTTTTACTGTACATACACTCGTCTTAGGGGGTTTCCTCTGGGTGGTTTAGCTAAGCTCCTAGTTAGGATTAGGTATCAGACGGGGATTTGAGCAATGTACGTATAACTTTCAACATTAAGAAATGGTAAAGAGGGACACGATTGCAAAGAACACGACCCTGATGATACacaagtaaatgtcaattcacatctCTGTAAATGCTGCAAACGTCACATAAAAAGTACTAGAAAAGCATACCGCCTAActgtgagatgagaaaaagggagagAGGTCCCTGCTACACATCTAATCACACCACTAGCCACACATACCACTAATAATTCATAAGCAAAATCATAGATCCCAACTGtttctcttttggagggacagtccctcttttggagccctgtccccttttcctcctcatttgtccctctttcaggactttgtccctctttctatgtaaatatatctatatatatatatatatatatataaatatctactaaaaaatgtttgactccactttattcccatcctttgacttgatatattactaattttaaaatgaaccaggataaaacgtaccaatgtggtttgaattataaatcaacatatatttcttatgaaatctttatggtatgcgtgactaggggtgtgatcaggggtgtggctgaagtgtccccttttctcatttcaaaaagttgggaggtatggcaaaatatttaattttagatttcaaaccacactggttctttctgtcatcaatattttttctttatattattatttgaaatttgggaataaagtttggagttAAACCCTTTTATTTTAGTGGAAAAGTACAtagatcagtgttctccccaggctcttttagccgggtgctccacccggctagatttggtgaccacccggctgtcatcggctcacctcctcaccacctcctatgctgtaagcacagttgccctgcattttcaactcgcccacccggctacttttttatgccacccggctatttcatgccacccggctgggaaaaaattctggggagaacactgtagataTGTACATTAGTTCTGAAAGGGgggcagagggactgtccctctgaaaaaagcaCAGTTAGTAGCTATGAAAAAGCAAATTGCCTCGCAAACCCCAAATACAAATTGCAAAACAAATTCAAATAAAGTATAAATGTACTTTTAAACGTAAAATATAAATATTTGAAGTAGTTTTAAGTACTAATATAGGGAAGATAATACTGAATGAAGCCCATGATGGGCTACATTACCTCCTGCTTAGTCTCCTGATGCTGCTCGTTGTCTGTGGGGTCCCTTCTGTTTCTTGTGCCCAGTCTTCTTTTCTCCCTGCCTCCTAGAAGTACCTCAGAGCATTGTTGTGTGATcatgaactgcgcatgcacaaattTTGAATTGTACATGTGCTCATGGATGGGTGCTTACGGTGCACATGCATTTTGGAACTTGTCCCTGTGCAGTTATTAATTTGCTTGGTGGGATCCAGTTGAATACTTAGAGGACCTGGAACAGGGAACGTGTGGGGGTGTCAGAACTCATGAATATGCGTTTGATCATGTGATATATTtgtaaagattttatttttatgatGTCCTGTTTTGGCACATGGTAATGAGAAGCAATTcaaatccttaaagtgtacctgagattaaaGTAAAGAAGAAATTTATACATGCctgacgtacctggggcttcctccactccagagaagcacctatgatctcttcctttagggggtgggTCTACGGACAGAAGaagttttttattcaaaaaatcgcAAAGCTGAAGCATTGTACAGTCAGGTAATTGCAAATGTCCTAACAATCGCTGCACACACATTACTACAGCGATTTTAAAGCACTGCAGCAATTCCTTTTGGATTTCTAGGctgactgcctgatgaagcacgaTTGTACCTGCGCAATGCATTGTATTGTGGAGTATTTTGAATAAAGCTACTTATTGACAAAAGCAACATAATTGtctttgaggaggtaagtccaccactgcctcctcttttaaacagttttagtatattttactcttgtactggcgcctctgttcctacCTACAGTCATTATTTAgttcaccctcggtggagggttgCAACCACCTTTTTcttcctatccacagagagcgactacTTGAGTGGGgtaaggtctaatctccccacctaccTATTCAGTGGTTACTTGAGTGGTAACCTTTTGTGTTTCCTGCACAATAATTGTAACCTGTCTTGTTTTGCTTTTTAGTTTTACAATGAGGATGAAGCAAGAAAATATACACAAAAGTAAGAAAATAAGAACATTTAATGAATTAATATATTCAAACATTGCTCCATTGTTTGaatactttttctttctttctttcttagctCCCGTATTATAGAGATTCAGAGTCAGATGTCAGAGCGTGCAGTGGAGCTCCTGTGTTTGCCAGAGGATCAGTCGTGTTACTTGTTGGATGTGGGGTATGGTGGCTCCCTTAGAACTGAAGCAATTGTTGGTTTGTGTTCCATTCTCTGCATGACACCAATAATTTGTCTTCACCTTTTATCATTCATCTTCTAGCTGTGGCTCTGGGCTGAGTGGGGACTACATAACAGAACAAGGGCATCACTGGGTTGGAATAGACATCAGTACTGCCATGTTGGGTAAGTTGGCGTACCATATTTTtggggactataagacgcacctaggttaagagcagaaaaaacagagaaaaacaTCTACTAAAAAGAAACAGAACAATTATTAATTGGCCTCAGGCTCCATGTCATCTTGGTTCAAACAACAATTACTTTATTGCACAAACATGATTCAAATCACAAAAAGGCTCCTTAATTGGAACCAATACAAAGGTATCAGTTAAAAACTTATTTCTGCACAGAAAGTCTCTACATTAAAACCACCAGAGCCTGCCCACATTACCCCTCAGTAGATGCTAGGCTTGGGTGCATGGAGTCTGTCCTCAGACCATTGTGCTCCATGCACCCAAGCCCAGACCACCTAACTGTCATACAACAGCACACCAccaatcacacagcagctgcctccccctatTGGGGATAAGTCCATTCAGGATGTAAAGCACAAAGCTGCAGCACGAATAGATTAGCCAGTTTAAGCACAAAAAGGCAGGTTAGTTGACTTAGCAAGCCACATAGAGACAATGCTGCCCAGACATCATTCCTCCAGCATTAATCATGGATTATTATACTTGCGTTGGTCCACAGGGTATGGCTTCTCCCAGCTGGATGCCAGAGCGCTCTTTTCACCAGATGATCTGTGGCTGTTACTGTAATGATCGTATTCTTTGTATGGGAGCTCAATCTCTTCTTGATGTTTCCCAGTATTTCGCCTCAGTGCCACCTCACACGTGCCCCCTGTTTATGGGTTGCTGCACTCGGCTGCCATAGCCCTCTCATGCCCTTTAGTTAGCGCTTGCTATTACCGGCTGACTGTGTCAGTGTATGGTGGTGGGGGACGCTAGTACAGCGTGGTGCGGGGTCAGGCTCCTCCCACCGACCAGTTTCGCGTCACATGACGCTTCATCAGGGCGTGGCTTAAGGGCGCtccgtccatctctttatagggaggTAAGATTACTTCCTAGTGTGACTCACTCGCCTCTTGGTGATGTCACACTGTTCTTCAATCCATTACAGCTTTATTGTTCACATTGTCCCATAATGTTAATCACGTATTTGTTCGAATCTCTTTCCTTTCTTGGTGTCATTTTTCCCCCCGATAGTCTTCAGATACACTTCATTTCAATCACCATTTTTGGCATGTTACATTTTATCTAAAGTGATATATCCACATAGAACGTGGTATTTCATCATTATTCAGTTCTTCCATGCCATCTAGTGGATTTTATATATATTGCAGGAGTATTGCTAAAAGGACTATCGGTCTCTTTTCCCTATTCATTCAGCCATCAGTCATACATACCTACTGGCTGCATTTTTGCATATCTTTAACCCAGGATTACATCttagtttttaatttttatatctTTAGCAGATTTCTaagggggatttttattttttattttttggtattTAATATATCCTTTTGTCCTCATCTCACCCTAGTTTACTGCTTCTTTGGAAAAAGGTTATTACTGTATGCTTTAATTCATTCCTTTTTACAGTCCTCTCACCAGTAATCCTTGTTATCTATGTTTTTTTAGGGCTTAATATCACTTATAAGCCATCTGACGTAGAAAAGGGGTTAGGTTTACCTCAGAATTGAATCCGTGCGGCTCCACAGTGTTTAGCTTGTAGATCCACATTGACTCCTTTCCCAAGAGCACATCATCAAAGTCTCCCCTCCTCTCCGAGAGGTTCAACCTGTAAATGGCTTTCACAGTTGTACCCCTCAGGGAAGCTCCATGTTGCTCCCTGTAGTGTTTATATAATGGCATCTcaacctccccctcctcaaaccccAAACTATTTATGCTGATATATGAGAACAAACCCCAAACTATTTATAAAaacatatactaaacctggtgcatccatggtccagggagTCTCCGGGTGATCATAAGTCGGAGGCTCCCTgtgtttggactataagacgcagggactttttctccccactgcatcttatagtctgaaaaatatggtatatatttTTATAAGTTCCCAAACGGATTATGCCTAAATTGAAAACTTGTTTATTTCTCTAGATGTGGCATTGGATCGAGAGGTGGAAGGTGATTTGATCCTTGGAGATATGGGTCAAGGTATTCCTTTTCGTCCTGGCACCTTCGATGGTTGCATTAGGTAGATGAACTATATAGAAAACTCACTATTTGCTTTGTTTGTTTCATGAGTGTAACCCTGAACACATTAAGATGGCCATAAGGATATGATGGGGAGTGGAAGAGTGCTCATCACTGTGTTAATGAtgtactgtgtgctgaccagcccatgaaagaccacacacacacattttgccTCCACATACATGTGTTATGCCTCCACATGCAGAAAAATACTTTGGGACTCATTTCTGAGTGAAATAATTCACCTCCTACTGCCAAGGTCTCAAACACTATGCATCAGCAGGAATGACATCACTTACAACTAGAAACCATATATGACCATCGCTAGTGACATCCCTCATGGCTCCCAAAATATTAAACACAACTTTATCCACTTTAGTGATCAAAGATTCAAACAGccattaaaaacacttaaagaaGACCTGTAATAAAGGAAAGTGCACCTGGGGGTACTtaactcgggagagggaagcctctggatcctaatgaggcaacccccgtcctcctgtgcagCATCAATCCAGTGCTTGACCCCCGGATAGTGGAAAATAGCAATATTTACCTCTGAGAACCAGTACAGGCGCAGTaccacctcacccccccccccccccccaaaccaccaccagccaggcactgGCGGAAATtagccaagcctgatcgggtgtgctgtactgcgcaggcatctcgcacctgcgcagtagtgcatACCCGATCGTGCTTGTCTATATCCGCCTGAGGCAAAGGGGAAAGCTTCACTACTCATAtactatatcagaatcagaattcgtttatttcgccaagcacggttgCACCGTGCCCGGAATTAGTTTTGGCACATTGATTGGCAAGAAAGAGTTGTACAAACAGACAGGAATAAAAACAACATAACGAGTGCAGCAGTACAAATCAACAGATACAGGAGTAATATAACATTTGCAGTAGGTCAATTGCGGGTCTAGCAGGGACAgcagcgtgtagcagaagataattCTAGTACGACCTAGGCAGGGCAGTAAACAGAGCGGCCGCAGCCAAAGTCAGGTATTAGTCCGGTAGATGGCTATAGGGGCGGTCAGCGGAATGGGCAGAGTTCAAGACTCTGACGGccgtggggaaaaaagtgttcatACGCCTAGTAGTCTTAGCAGGGATGGACCGAAACCTCCGGCCCAGTTTGAGTCGAGTGAAAAAACTGTGGCCAGGGTGACAGGGGTCGCCCACAAATTTCCTTGCTCTATTCCGCAGTCTAGTATTATAGATGAGATCCTAGAGGGGGAAGAGGTTTCCCAATAATCCTttccgctgagctgatgaccctctggagtttgtatctgtcgctggcggtgcagctagcgaaccagaccaggatggatgagcagaggactgactcgatcgtagcagagtagaaggacctcagaagatcatgggccatgccaaacttcttaaGTTGGCAAAgaaagaagagtctttgctgtgccttcttctgagtcgCGGTAGTGTTTGCCCTCCGGGTCAGGTCAGTAGAGATGGTTGTACCCAGGAGGCGGACGTTGGGAACCCTAGCGACCTCGATGCCCTCGATATATATCGGAGGGGGGTTGCTGGCATTcttcctgaaatcaatgaccatctccacggttttggctgtgttaagAACTAGCCTATTCTCTCtacaccaattgcagattctGTCTACCTCCTTGCGGTAAGCCTGCTCGTCGTTCTCACTAATAAGGCCAATGATTgtggtatcgtccgcaaatttgatgattttgacagtCAGCTGTGGATGTGCAGTTATTCTCTAAATAAATTCACTTTGGTACAGGTACTAAAACTCCTCCGAAATCTTCAGAGTGGGGAGATAATGGGGGAAATATGGATGAGATAACACTTGCAGCTTCAGTTCTTATCACTGTAATGGAATCAGAAAAATCCTGATCAAGGCACCCTCAATACCTGGTGTTCAGGTGTTTTACTCTGTGATTGTCCCTGATGCTGGCGGGCCACACAGTACAATGGCTGGAGACTTTCGCTGGGACACAGTGTGCTCGCTGATCAGGTTTGCCAGTTCCTTTGCTGCAGCCATTAGGAGTGCTCACCACTCCTGCAACAGTCAGCTTTAGgcttggtacacacaatacaatttaattttttttctaatagATTAGATGTTAGATTCAAC from Hyperolius riggenbachi isolate aHypRig1 chromosome 2, aHypRig1.pri, whole genome shotgun sequence encodes the following:
- the DNAJC30 gene encoding dnaJ homolog subfamily C member 30, mitochondrial, which codes for MLLAERKPASEADMAEVRLRLLGRSTQLHMLDVIPGGRAPESLLVLSCPVSVAVCSRETAASSTSECSPREKPERPPTVSRGRSMWVPRHSLLASPQEVRFYSQGCGPRASFHQTRSRQWSTNNGAQDLGMPLFSSPTAYYNILEISPNATQAQIKSAYYKQSFRFHPDRNSGDEDASRRFGQVTEAYHVLGSTSLRKKYDRGILSLQDVRTAKKPSGKSESPSRKEATSQRQASSTSSTPSKPMFDFDAFYQAHYGEQLAREQAWRARREELQKQKREKQTFVNQRSEMMGLVTVILVLPAVFLFLSFKN